A single region of the Leisingera thetidis genome encodes:
- the cofH gene encoding 5-amino-6-(D-ribitylamino)uracil--L-tyrosine 4-hydroxyphenyl transferase CofH, whose product MTIQQSAENFAAVPAAVAAASAPVRAILEMALEGGEVSEAEGAELFRATGADAEAVYAVADALRRRANGDRVSFVVNRNINFTNICYMGCRFCGFAKRSEDKGAEWLEPAQIVERAQRAWDRGATEVCIQGGLHPKMEGTYYRDIIRAIKAALPDMHIHAFSPFEIWYGASKTKMSYHDFLADLKDAGLGSMPGTAAEILDTEVRMQLTKNKLSAEKWVEIIRAAHETGIPTTATIMYGHIDGPEHWAAHIRLLRDIQKDTGGFTELVPLSFVHTESPLWAQNPDKVRPGPTALEVDLMHAVSRIMLHGWIDNIQVSWTKLGAARAQQMLSRGVNDLGGTLMNESISRAAGAAHGQEITARELAQIIRAADRVPVRRSTVYEVREVYEHHDPDELAPLVDRQGRDPLEFLQMFPERGTVLEAAE is encoded by the coding sequence ATGACCATCCAGCAATCCGCAGAGAATTTTGCCGCGGTCCCGGCTGCCGTCGCCGCCGCCTCCGCCCCGGTCCGCGCCATCCTGGAGATGGCGCTGGAGGGCGGAGAGGTGTCCGAAGCCGAAGGCGCCGAGCTGTTCCGCGCAACCGGCGCCGACGCCGAAGCGGTCTATGCCGTCGCGGACGCGCTGCGCCGCCGCGCCAATGGCGACCGCGTGTCCTTTGTGGTGAACCGCAACATCAACTTCACCAACATCTGCTATATGGGCTGCCGTTTCTGCGGCTTTGCCAAGCGCAGCGAGGACAAGGGCGCCGAGTGGCTGGAACCTGCGCAGATCGTCGAGCGCGCGCAGCGGGCCTGGGACCGCGGCGCGACCGAGGTCTGCATCCAGGGCGGCCTGCACCCCAAGATGGAAGGCACCTATTACCGCGACATCATCCGCGCCATCAAGGCGGCGCTGCCGGACATGCACATCCACGCCTTCTCGCCGTTTGAGATCTGGTACGGCGCGTCCAAGACCAAGATGTCCTATCACGACTTCCTGGCCGATCTGAAGGACGCGGGCCTCGGCTCGATGCCCGGCACCGCGGCGGAGATCCTCGACACCGAAGTGCGGATGCAGCTCACCAAGAACAAGCTGAGCGCCGAGAAATGGGTGGAGATCATCCGCGCGGCGCATGAGACCGGCATCCCGACCACCGCGACCATCATGTATGGCCATATCGACGGGCCGGAGCATTGGGCGGCGCATATCCGCCTCTTGCGCGACATTCAAAAGGACACCGGCGGCTTCACCGAACTGGTGCCGCTCTCCTTCGTGCACACGGAATCGCCCTTGTGGGCGCAGAACCCGGACAAGGTGCGCCCCGGCCCCACCGCGCTGGAGGTGGACCTGATGCACGCAGTCTCGCGCATCATGCTGCACGGCTGGATCGACAACATCCAGGTGAGCTGGACCAAGCTGGGCGCGGCACGCGCGCAGCAGATGCTGTCACGCGGGGTGAACGACCTTGGCGGCACGCTGATGAACGAAAGCATCTCCCGCGCGGCCGGTGCGGCCCACGGCCAGGAAATCACCGCGCGCGAGCTGGCGCAGATCATCCGTGCCGCAGACCGGGTGCCGGTGCGCCGCAGCACGGTCTACGAGGTGCGCGAAGTCTACGAGCATCACGACCCCGATGAGCTGGCGCCGCTGGTCGACCGGCAGGGGCGCGATCCGCTGGAATTTCTCCAGATGTTCCCGGAGCGCGGCACCGTGCTGGAGGCAGCGGAATGA
- the cofD gene encoding 2-phospho-L-lactate transferase, with amino-acid sequence MSGAVTRKVTLLAGGVGGAKMAEGLAALPDVALSVIGNIADDDDFHGLWVSPDIDTLTYSLADVIDRNQGWGVADEGHRALDTLARLGADTWMSLGDRDFGLHIYRTMRRRRGDRPSLIARDTARAFGIKAEILLPTDDTVQTRVRTDAGWLSFQEYFVRERCAPEVRELAFHGLEQARPAPEALAVLAAADLIVIAPSNPLVSIAPILGVPGITEALRQSPAQKIAVSPFIAGKVVKGPADRMMTALGERADAAGVAQRYSGLAGRLVIDHADAALADSIRAQGMTPACSAILMQSLEDKTRLAREILDLAFAGVPAEAGA; translated from the coding sequence ATGAGCGGCGCGGTGACACGCAAGGTGACCCTGCTGGCCGGCGGCGTCGGCGGTGCCAAGATGGCGGAAGGCCTGGCGGCACTCCCGGACGTGGCGCTGTCGGTCATTGGCAACATCGCGGATGACGACGATTTTCACGGCCTTTGGGTCTCCCCCGACATCGACACGCTGACCTACAGCCTGGCGGATGTGATCGACCGCAACCAGGGCTGGGGTGTTGCAGACGAAGGCCACCGCGCGCTGGACACGCTGGCCCGGCTGGGCGCGGACACCTGGATGTCCCTGGGCGACCGCGACTTCGGCCTGCACATCTACCGCACCATGCGCCGCCGCCGCGGCGACCGGCCCAGCCTGATTGCCCGCGACACCGCGCGCGCATTCGGCATCAAGGCCGAGATCCTGCTGCCCACGGACGACACCGTGCAGACCCGGGTGCGCACCGATGCAGGATGGCTCAGCTTTCAGGAGTATTTCGTGCGCGAACGCTGCGCGCCCGAGGTGCGGGAGCTGGCCTTTCACGGCCTGGAGCAGGCCCGCCCCGCGCCCGAAGCCCTGGCGGTGCTGGCTGCTGCCGATCTGATTGTAATCGCCCCGTCCAACCCCTTGGTCAGCATCGCTCCGATCCTTGGCGTGCCCGGCATCACAGAGGCCCTGCGCCAGTCCCCGGCGCAAAAGATTGCCGTCAGCCCCTTCATCGCGGGCAAGGTGGTCAAGGGGCCCGCCGACCGGATGATGACGGCGCTTGGCGAACGCGCCGACGCGGCCGGGGTGGCGCAACGCTACAGCGGCCTCGCCGGCAGGCTGGTCATTGACCACGCGGACGCCGCGCTGGCCGACAGCATCCGTGCCCAAGGCATGACACCTGCCTGCAGCGCGATCCTGATGCAATCGCTGGAGGACAAGACCCGCCTCGCGCGCGAAATTCTGGATCTGGCTTTTGCCGGGGTTCCGGCGGAGGCAGGCGCATGA
- the cofC gene encoding 2-phospho-L-lactate guanylyltransferase produces the protein MTALAGAGKRLAVIPMKDPSKAKTRLGIALPPKEREALARCLFRATIARLQSAAATLPEGTVDIAVVSHSPVIARIARRAGLICIDDNDPGTLSLAVEAASAWAAVQGYEALCVLPGDLADPSPADLARLLAHPLDGTRAVLCPAADLGTNALLTPLPCPFPFRYGQKSLIAHLHAAEAAGLCPVVLPLNSLRTDVDTAEDLDHLLEQNPRVLAREGAL, from the coding sequence ATGACCGCGCTGGCAGGCGCCGGCAAGCGGCTGGCCGTGATCCCGATGAAGGACCCGTCAAAGGCCAAGACCCGGCTGGGCATCGCCCTGCCGCCGAAAGAGCGCGAGGCGCTGGCCAGATGCCTGTTCCGGGCCACCATCGCCCGGCTGCAGTCTGCCGCGGCAACCCTGCCGGAAGGCACCGTTGACATCGCCGTAGTTTCGCACAGCCCGGTGATCGCGCGCATCGCCCGGCGGGCCGGGCTGATCTGCATTGACGACAACGATCCGGGAACACTGTCGCTGGCGGTAGAGGCGGCGTCTGCCTGGGCGGCGGTGCAGGGGTATGAGGCACTGTGCGTGCTGCCCGGCGACCTGGCGGACCCGTCCCCGGCGGATCTCGCCCGGCTGCTGGCGCATCCGCTGGACGGCACCCGCGCGGTGCTGTGCCCGGCCGCCGACCTCGGCACCAACGCGCTGCTGACGCCGCTGCCCTGTCCCTTTCCGTTCCGCTACGGGCAGAAGTCGCTGATCGCCCATCTGCACGCGGCGGAGGCGGCCGGGCTCTGCCCGGTGGTCCTGCCGCTGAACAGCCTGCGCACCGACGTCGACACCGCGGAGGATCTGGACCATCTGCTGGAACAGAACCCCCGGGTCCTCGCGCGGGAGGGCGCGCTATGA
- the cofE gene encoding coenzyme F420-0:L-glutamate ligase, translating into MSLSVSLAAIPGVPEIRNGDDLAAILGDCLQASGLGLQTGDILCVAQKVFSKAEDCIIPLASVTPSAEAIKYSEELNKDPRKVEIVLRESTRVVRAFRRPDQNEGTMICEHRLGFISANAAVDESNFGEEDAAMVLPPDPDASCARLQQALSRRFDAGIGVVMTDTFGRPWRLGQVNVAIGLSKVPATIREQGNLDAWGRPLQVTEPALADEIAAASGLVVRKNGKTPAVLLRGLDWQPADSRGADILRKKQEDMFR; encoded by the coding sequence ATGAGCCTCTCTGTATCGCTCGCCGCCATCCCCGGCGTGCCGGAAATCCGCAACGGCGACGATCTGGCCGCCATTCTGGGCGATTGCCTGCAGGCATCGGGTCTCGGCCTGCAAACCGGCGACATCCTCTGCGTCGCGCAAAAGGTGTTCTCCAAGGCCGAGGACTGCATCATCCCGCTCGCCTCGGTCACGCCATCGGCAGAAGCCATCAAATACAGCGAGGAGCTGAACAAGGACCCGCGCAAGGTCGAAATCGTGCTGCGCGAAAGCACCCGCGTGGTGCGGGCCTTCCGCCGCCCCGACCAGAACGAGGGCACGATGATCTGCGAGCACCGGCTTGGCTTCATCTCCGCCAATGCGGCGGTCGATGAATCCAACTTCGGCGAGGAAGACGCGGCGATGGTGCTGCCGCCCGACCCGGATGCCAGCTGCGCCCGCCTGCAGCAGGCGCTGTCGCGCCGTTTTGATGCCGGAATCGGCGTGGTGATGACCGACACTTTCGGACGCCCCTGGCGGCTGGGGCAGGTCAATGTCGCCATCGGCCTGTCCAAGGTGCCGGCCACCATCCGCGAGCAAGGCAACCTGGACGCCTGGGGCCGGCCCCTGCAGGTGACCGAACCGGCGCTGGCCGATGAGATCGCCGCCGCCTCCGGGCTGGTGGTGCGCAAGAACGGAAAAACCCCGGCGGTGCTCTTGCGCGGGCTCGACTGGCAGCCCGCCGACAGCCGCGGCGCCGACATTCTACGGAAAAAACAGGAGGATATGTTCCGATGA
- the npdG gene encoding NADPH-dependent F420 reductase has product MRIAIIGGTGPQGQGLALRFARAGIAVALGSRDGGRSAGIAADLMAKLPAGAAKIEGLDNEAATKAADEMVVLAVPFSAHNATLEALKPHLAGKILVDIVVPLKEGDPKKVEMPPEGSATEAAQALLGDGIPVIGALHNVSATTLNNLDWPINCDILVCGNSLPARKKVIELVGALDVQAYNAGDAEAARCIEAITPILIRQNISKAVPFTHAGIRIWAPDH; this is encoded by the coding sequence ATGAGGATCGCAATCATTGGCGGCACCGGGCCGCAAGGACAGGGGCTGGCGCTGCGGTTTGCCCGCGCGGGGATCGCCGTGGCACTGGGCTCGCGCGATGGCGGCCGCAGTGCAGGCATCGCCGCGGATCTGATGGCAAAACTGCCGGCAGGCGCCGCGAAAATCGAAGGGCTGGACAACGAGGCCGCGACCAAGGCCGCCGATGAGATGGTGGTGCTGGCGGTGCCGTTCTCGGCCCATAACGCCACGCTGGAGGCGCTGAAGCCGCATCTGGCGGGCAAGATCCTGGTCGATATCGTGGTGCCGCTGAAGGAGGGCGACCCCAAAAAGGTGGAGATGCCGCCCGAAGGCTCCGCCACCGAGGCCGCGCAGGCGCTCTTGGGCGACGGGATCCCGGTGATCGGCGCGCTGCACAATGTGTCGGCCACGACGCTGAACAATCTCGACTGGCCGATCAACTGCGACATCCTGGTCTGCGGCAACAGCCTGCCCGCCCGCAAGAAGGTGATCGAGCTGGTCGGCGCGCTGGACGTGCAGGCCTACAACGCCGGCGACGCCGAGGCCGCCCGCTGCATCGAGGCGATCACCCCGATCCTGATCCGCCAGAACATTTCCAAGGCGGTGCCCTTCACCCATGCGGGCATCCGCATCTGGGCTCCCGATCACTGA
- a CDS encoding TIGR03842 family LLM class F420-dependent oxidoreductase has protein sequence MEFGICFKGFVEPERARALVRQAENAGFTYCWFYDSHILWRESFVAMAMCMEHTTNMRFGPLVTNPNSREWSVAASLFGSLAKQSGGRFDIGLGRGDSAVRVMGKKPSTLKRLEEFTHVVKSLIRGEEVQYGECPEPVKFPWANGYELPVWIGAYGPKALASAGRVGDGVVLQIAEPKIIKWLADQAKNAGAEAGLDMSGYKVMAAAPAHTGPIDEAIEKVKWFPAMVGNHVADIVEKYGADSDQVPSSLTDYIKNRKGYDYSKHGQSDNPYLDFITEDIIKSFCVLGTPDEHIAKIRDLEAAGTTQFNIYLDSGDEEKIIADYGDHIIPAFREEQAARAPMMAAS, from the coding sequence ATGGAATTCGGTATTTGCTTCAAAGGCTTCGTTGAACCGGAACGCGCCCGCGCTCTGGTCCGCCAGGCCGAGAACGCTGGCTTCACCTACTGCTGGTTCTACGACAGCCACATCCTGTGGCGCGAAAGCTTCGTCGCGATGGCGATGTGCATGGAGCACACCACCAACATGCGCTTCGGCCCGCTGGTGACCAACCCCAACTCGCGCGAATGGTCGGTGGCGGCCTCGCTGTTCGGCTCGCTGGCAAAACAGTCCGGCGGCCGTTTCGACATCGGCCTGGGCCGCGGCGACAGCGCGGTGCGGGTGATGGGCAAGAAGCCCTCCACGCTGAAGCGGCTGGAAGAGTTCACCCATGTGGTGAAATCGCTGATCCGCGGCGAGGAAGTGCAATACGGCGAATGCCCCGAGCCGGTGAAATTCCCCTGGGCCAACGGCTATGAGCTGCCGGTCTGGATCGGCGCCTACGGCCCCAAGGCGCTGGCCTCGGCCGGCCGGGTGGGCGACGGCGTGGTGCTGCAGATCGCGGAACCCAAGATCATCAAATGGCTGGCGGACCAGGCCAAGAACGCGGGCGCCGAGGCCGGGCTCGACATGTCGGGCTACAAGGTGATGGCCGCCGCCCCCGCCCACACCGGCCCGATCGACGAAGCAATCGAAAAGGTGAAATGGTTCCCGGCGATGGTCGGCAACCACGTCGCCGACATCGTCGAGAAATACGGTGCAGACAGCGATCAGGTGCCCTCCAGCCTGACCGACTACATCAAGAACCGCAAAGGCTATGACTATTCCAAGCACGGCCAGAGCGATAACCCCTATCTCGATTTCATCACCGAGGACATCATCAAGAGCTTCTGCGTTCTGGGCACTCCGGATGAGCATATCGCCAAGATCCGCGATCTCGAAGCCGCCGGCACCACCCAGTTCAACATCTATCTGGACAGCGGCGACGAGGAGAAGATCATCGCCGACTACGGCGACCATATCATCCCGGCCTTCCGCGAAGAGCAGGCGGCCCGCGCCCCGATGATGGCTGCGTCCTGA
- a CDS encoding TetR family transcriptional regulator C-terminal domain-containing protein has protein sequence MARMAAEKPKTRIQRQKTEQILAAALEVFAQHGSSGASINLIAKTAGLTTPNLLYYFESKDAIRRELLGRTLQLWMAPLNMLSPHGDPIEEICQYIRRKLEISQNFPKESKFFANEILSGLPRSRSEIFGPLKELYNAKIMVLEDWMRDGRMAAVDPHHLLFSIWATTQHYADFDVQIEEIAPGKAQDRFAEAEVFLFEMYKKLLTV, from the coding sequence ATGGCGCGCATGGCAGCTGAGAAGCCGAAGACCCGGATCCAGCGGCAGAAGACGGAGCAGATCCTGGCCGCCGCGCTGGAGGTGTTTGCCCAGCATGGATCCTCGGGCGCGTCGATCAACCTGATTGCCAAGACCGCCGGGCTGACCACGCCCAACCTGCTGTATTATTTCGAAAGCAAGGATGCGATCCGCCGCGAGCTTCTGGGCCGCACCCTGCAGCTGTGGATGGCGCCGCTGAACATGCTGAGCCCGCACGGCGACCCGATCGAGGAAATCTGCCAGTACATCCGCCGCAAGCTGGAGATCTCGCAGAATTTTCCCAAAGAAAGCAAGTTCTTCGCCAACGAGATCCTGAGCGGCCTGCCGCGGTCCCGCAGCGAGATCTTCGGCCCGCTGAAAGAGCTGTACAACGCCAAGATCATGGTGCTGGAGGATTGGATGCGCGACGGGCGGATGGCTGCAGTTGATCCGCATCACCTGCTGTTCTCGATCTGGGCCACCACCCAGCATTATGCCGACTTCGACGTCCAGATCGAGGAAATCGCCCCGGGCAAGGCGCAGGACCGCTTTGCCGAGGCAGAAGTGTTCCTCTTCGAGATGTATAAGAAACTGCTGACGGTATGA
- a CDS encoding ABC transporter permease subunit, protein MTAVPSVVIAIYGILLFSAQQGRQPAIGAGEGGVGPAFHHLIIPAAAVGLGRAGYPGRLVRASMIEGGTANCIRNARSFGLSEPCIISRYAQRMAVAPTITVLGPGSATCGAARSLRKSSLPGPPSES, encoded by the coding sequence GTGACCGCTGTCCCCTCGGTCGTCATCGCAATCTATGGAATTCTGTTGTTCTCTGCCCAACAGGGTCGGCAGCCAGCAATTGGTGCAGGAGAGGGCGGGGTCGGGCCGGCGTTTCATCATCTGATCATTCCGGCTGCTGCGGTTGGCCTCGGGCGGGCCGGTTATCCGGGCCGGCTGGTGCGGGCCTCGATGATCGAGGGGGGGACGGCGAACTGTATCCGCAATGCCCGTTCCTTTGGCCTGAGCGAGCCGTGCATCATCTCCCGGTATGCACAGCGGATGGCGGTGGCACCAACGATCACTGTGCTGGGGCCGGGGTCGGCTACATGCGGGGCGGCGCGGTCGTTGCGCAAATCCTCTTTGCCAGGTCCGCCATCGGAAAGCTGA